The following are encoded in a window of Clostridium thermarum genomic DNA:
- a CDS encoding cysteine hydrolase family protein: MSLNSSNTALLVVDVHRGLFSGPSTIHNERGLLDNIVGLIDEAHKAGVQIFYILNFNRALSGLGMPAVKLHPRITLRDGDVLLYKEQISAFKNTGLHEELRKRNIYKIVVTGLITQGAIKTTCLDGKQLGYEVVLVADGHSNNNQNAEEVINQWNENLRNENIIVLKRKEVHFI, from the coding sequence ATGAGTTTAAATTCTAGCAATACAGCTCTTTTAGTAGTTGATGTACATAGAGGCTTGTTTAGCGGACCTAGTACGATACACAATGAGAGGGGGTTGTTAGATAATATTGTTGGCCTGATCGATGAGGCACATAAGGCAGGGGTTCAGATTTTTTACATACTGAATTTTAATCGAGCTTTGAGTGGCTTAGGGATGCCGGCTGTTAAATTACACCCTAGAATTACCTTAAGGGATGGAGATGTTTTATTATATAAGGAACAGATAAGTGCTTTTAAAAATACCGGGCTTCATGAAGAACTTAGGAAAAGGAATATATACAAAATAGTAGTCACAGGACTGATTACCCAGGGAGCTATAAAGACCACCTGCCTGGATGGAAAGCAACTGGGCTATGAAGTAGTATTGGTGGCAGACGGCCACAGTAATAACAATCAGAATGCAGAAGAAGTAATTAATCAGTGGAATGAGAATTTGAGAAATGAAAATATCATTGTGTTAAAGAGAAAAGAGGTACACTTTATATAG
- a CDS encoding HutP family protein, with protein MTIDSIDVAKASVRLAISSREEEKELEAEFQAKGIKTVAVDVGGNLINSIPKIIERALVASKRCGLIKDCHVHDGAVAGAAREAIAQLAPKANGLNVGGKIGIARYGEHLSLCIFMSIGLLHLNEVVIGIGHRSIPDL; from the coding sequence ATGACAATAGATAGTATTGATGTGGCTAAGGCTTCAGTGAGGCTTGCTATTTCTTCCAGAGAGGAAGAGAAGGAGCTGGAAGCAGAATTTCAAGCTAAGGGCATTAAGACCGTGGCAGTAGATGTAGGCGGAAACCTAATTAATTCTATTCCTAAAATAATAGAGAGAGCTCTTGTGGCGTCTAAAAGGTGTGGGCTTATTAAAGACTGTCATGTACATGACGGCGCCGTAGCCGGGGCTGCAAGAGAGGCTATAGCCCAGTTGGCGCCCAAGGCCAACGGATTAAACGTGGGAGGCAAGATAGGTATTGCAAGATATGGAGAGCATTTGAGTCTTTGTATTTTTATGAGTATAGGCCTTTTACACCTTAATGAAGTAGTAATAGGCATAGGACATAGATCTATACCGGACCTGTAA
- a CDS encoding Gfo/Idh/MocA family protein, giving the protein MNKVRIGIIGIGNMGSKHAEYLIKGEVNGAELTAVCDVSPKRLEWARENSGEGVKLFDNPMALMDSGEVDAVLIATPHYDHPPLAIEGFNHGLHVLIEKPAGVYTKQVREMNKVALKSDRVFGIMFNQRTNPLYQKLKDLIDSGELGDIKRTVWIITNWYRSQSYYNSGGWRATWAGEGGGVLLNQDPHQLDLWQWICGMPKRVRAFCSFGKYHDIEVEDDVTAYVEYENGATGLFVTSTGEAPGTNRLEISGNNGKIVSEDDKLTFWRLRESERDFNKRYTGGFGEPECWKIDIPINGKSTWHKGITQNFVDAILKGSKLLAPGIEGIKGLEISNAMHLSAWTDSWADIPVNEDLFYDLLQERIEKSSYKKNVEERTLDVNGTY; this is encoded by the coding sequence ATGAATAAAGTGCGTATTGGAATAATTGGCATAGGGAATATGGGTTCAAAGCATGCTGAGTATCTCATTAAAGGAGAGGTAAATGGAGCAGAGCTCACAGCAGTCTGCGATGTAAGTCCTAAGAGGTTAGAGTGGGCAAGGGAGAATTCAGGGGAAGGTGTAAAACTCTTCGATAATCCTATGGCCTTAATGGACTCAGGAGAAGTAGATGCCGTACTTATCGCAACCCCTCACTATGACCATCCGCCACTGGCTATAGAAGGTTTTAACCATGGACTTCATGTACTTATAGAAAAACCTGCGGGAGTATATACAAAACAGGTTAGGGAAATGAATAAAGTAGCATTAAAGAGTGATAGGGTATTTGGAATCATGTTCAATCAAAGAACTAATCCGCTGTATCAAAAGCTTAAGGATCTGATAGATTCCGGAGAGCTGGGAGATATAAAGAGAACGGTGTGGATAATAACTAACTGGTATAGGTCTCAAAGCTACTATAATTCCGGCGGCTGGCGTGCAACCTGGGCAGGAGAAGGTGGCGGGGTACTATTAAATCAAGATCCCCATCAGTTGGATTTATGGCAGTGGATCTGCGGTATGCCAAAACGTGTACGAGCTTTCTGCTCCTTTGGAAAGTATCATGATATAGAGGTTGAAGACGATGTTACTGCTTATGTAGAATATGAAAATGGCGCAACGGGCTTGTTTGTAACTTCCACAGGAGAGGCACCTGGGACAAACCGTCTGGAGATAAGCGGTAATAACGGTAAAATCGTATCAGAGGATGATAAACTGACTTTCTGGCGCCTGAGAGAGTCGGAAAGAGACTTTAACAAAAGATATACAGGAGGCTTTGGGGAGCCGGAGTGCTGGAAGATTGATATTCCCATAAATGGCAAAAGCACATGGCATAAGGGGATTACACAAAACTTTGTGGATGCAATCTTAAAGGGCAGCAAGCTTTTAGCTCCTGGAATTGAAGGTATAAAAGGCCTGGAAATTTCGAATGCAATGCATTTATCAGCATGGACAGATAGTTGGGCTGACATCCCTGTAAATGAAGACCTGTTCTATGACCTGCTGCAAGAGAGAATAGAGAAATCCAGCTATAAGAAAAATGTAGAGGAAAGAACCTTGGATGTCAATGGCACTTACTAA
- a CDS encoding VOC family protein: MKLNKVHHVAIICSDYKSSKHFYVDILGLKPLKETYRKERISYKLDLALGNEYVIELFSFPNPPKRLSYPEAAGLRHIAFQVHDITEAIEELELKGIKTEPLRIDELTGKKFTFFSDPDGLPIELYEV, encoded by the coding sequence ATGAAACTCAACAAAGTTCATCACGTAGCAATTATTTGTTCCGATTACAAAAGTTCAAAGCACTTTTATGTTGATATTCTTGGCCTGAAGCCCTTAAAGGAAACCTATAGGAAAGAGAGGATTTCCTATAAACTAGACCTAGCATTGGGTAACGAATATGTAATAGAGCTATTTTCCTTTCCCAATCCACCTAAGCGCTTAAGCTATCCAGAGGCAGCAGGTCTGAGGCATATTGCCTTTCAGGTTCATGATATAACTGAAGCTATAGAGGAACTAGAACTAAAAGGTATAAAGACAGAACCTCTTAGAATAGATGAGTTAACAGGGAAAAAGTTCACCTTTTTCAGCGATCCAGATGGACTTCCCATAGAGCTTTACGAAGTTTAG
- a CDS encoding ABC transporter substrate-binding protein — translation MVGKKVSRILAVVLGISLLAGCSSKGSSGTPLKDKKEIKIGITQIVEHPALDSAREGFIAALKDKGYEEGKNLKLDIQNAQGQQATANTIASKFVSDKVDMILAIATPTAQAAYNQTKDIPILITAVTDPVEAGIAKSLEKPETNVTGTSDNVPIDKQFELLKQLVPAAKKVGVVFNTGEKNSEVQVKAAKETAPGMGLEIVEIGVTGTNDIAQAIASAVGKVDVVYVPTDNTIASAMPLLVDKCYSNNIPIIGSEAGMVENGALATLGIDYYKLGYQTGLVAVDVINGKAPKDIPITVLEDMQLVVNTDAAKKLNITVPSDILDKAEKITGGVK, via the coding sequence ATGGTAGGAAAAAAAGTATCACGTATTTTAGCAGTTGTATTAGGAATCTCACTTCTGGCGGGGTGTTCTTCAAAGGGCTCCTCAGGAACTCCGCTGAAAGACAAAAAAGAGATAAAGATTGGAATCACACAAATAGTTGAGCATCCGGCACTGGACTCAGCCAGAGAGGGCTTTATAGCTGCCTTAAAGGACAAGGGATATGAGGAAGGAAAGAATTTAAAGCTTGATATACAGAATGCTCAGGGCCAGCAGGCCACTGCCAATACTATAGCATCAAAGTTTGTTTCTGATAAGGTGGACATGATTTTGGCCATAGCAACGCCTACGGCACAGGCTGCATATAACCAAACAAAGGATATTCCTATTCTTATTACGGCGGTAACAGATCCGGTAGAAGCAGGGATAGCAAAGTCCTTGGAAAAGCCTGAAACCAATGTAACAGGTACTTCTGACAATGTGCCCATAGATAAGCAGTTTGAACTGTTGAAGCAGCTTGTTCCTGCTGCAAAGAAGGTAGGAGTTGTATTTAATACCGGTGAAAAGAATTCCGAAGTACAGGTTAAGGCTGCAAAGGAAACAGCACCGGGTATGGGACTGGAAATTGTAGAAATTGGTGTAACCGGCACGAATGATATTGCCCAGGCAATAGCTTCGGCTGTTGGCAAAGTAGATGTAGTGTACGTTCCCACAGATAATACTATAGCATCAGCTATGCCGTTATTAGTCGACAAATGCTATAGCAACAATATTCCCATAATTGGATCAGAAGCTGGAATGGTTGAAAACGGAGCATTGGCAACTTTAGGTATCGATTATTACAAGTTAGGATATCAGACTGGTCTTGTAGCTGTTGATGTAATCAACGGTAAGGCTCCAAAAGATATTCCTATAACAGTACTCGAAGATATGCAATTAGTAGTTAATACAGATGCCGCAAAGAAATTAAATATAACCGTTCCATCTGACATTTTAGATAAAGCAGAGAAGATAACTGGAGGGGTAAAATAA
- a CDS encoding GNAT family N-acetyltransferase, which produces MIIRQMTINDYDEVMRLWEAAPYIVVSDADSRENLARFLEKNACFNIVCQIENRIVAAVLCGCDGRRGYIYSVAVEHKYRIRGIGLEMVNEVLKRLRAEGIDTCHLFVSKDNLWDQDFWSNTGWEQRKDMLIYTQRLGK; this is translated from the coding sequence ATGATAATAAGGCAGATGACCATAAATGATTATGATGAAGTAATGAGATTGTGGGAAGCTGCACCCTACATAGTGGTTAGTGACGCTGATTCGAGAGAAAACCTTGCCAGGTTTCTTGAGAAAAATGCATGTTTTAACATAGTGTGCCAAATAGAAAACAGGATAGTAGCTGCGGTACTTTGCGGTTGTGACGGGCGTAGAGGTTACATATATAGCGTAGCTGTGGAACATAAATACAGGATAAGGGGAATTGGCCTAGAGATGGTCAATGAGGTTTTGAAGAGATTGAGGGCTGAAGGTATTGACACATGTCACCTATTTGTATCTAAGGACAACCTTTGGGATCAAGATTTTTGGTCAAACACCGGTTGGGAGCAAAGAAAGGATATGTTGATATATACACAAAGGTTGGGAAAATAA
- a CDS encoding ABC-F family ATP-binding cassette domain-containing protein has product MNLLSAENITKSYSEKKLFNNINLGINDGDKIGVIGINGTGKSTLLKVIAGVEEVDEGRIIRSNALQIEYLPQNPHFDQEATVLQQVFNGNSPIMKLIREYEEELQKDSGFGEKMMKLTHDMDAANAWTIESEAKAVLNKLGISDFNAKVGNLSGGQRKRIALASALIHPSNLLILDEPTNHLDNDTIDWLEQYLNKRKGALLMITHDRYFLDRVANEIIELDRGNLYTYKGNYTEFLEKKAERMEREEANEAKRQNLLRKELAWIKRGAKARTTKQKARIDRFNKLADQTVNKVQDKVDISVASSRLGKKVIELKHISKSFGERVLIKDFEYILLRDDRIGIVGPNGSGKSTLMNIIAGNLKPDSGEVEVGETVKIGLYSQENYHMKEDMRVIEYIRDAAEYLTTAEGERISASQMLERFLFPPEAQWTPIGKLSGGEKRRLYLLRVLMEAPNVLLLDEPTNDLDIQTLTILEDYIDNFAGAVITVSHDRYFLDRLAEKIFAFKGEGEIVQYSGDYSDYKAKVAEEEKAINENSEKSKETVNINKSSVDEIKEEKKKPVKFSYMEQREYEQIDSIIADLEEKIEETEKKIERAAADYSLLQELLKEKEELEAKLEEKMERWMYLNDLAEQIEKSKNN; this is encoded by the coding sequence ATGAATCTATTAAGTGCAGAAAATATTACAAAGAGCTATAGTGAAAAGAAACTGTTTAATAATATAAATTTAGGTATAAATGACGGAGATAAGATAGGGGTTATTGGCATAAACGGTACAGGGAAAAGCACCCTCCTAAAGGTCATTGCCGGAGTTGAAGAAGTGGATGAGGGGAGGATTATTAGGTCCAATGCTCTTCAAATAGAGTATCTACCGCAAAATCCACATTTTGATCAGGAAGCTACGGTGCTTCAGCAGGTCTTCAACGGCAATTCTCCCATAATGAAGTTGATCAGAGAATATGAAGAAGAACTCCAAAAGGATTCGGGTTTTGGAGAAAAAATGATGAAGCTCACCCATGACATGGATGCGGCAAATGCATGGACAATAGAAAGTGAAGCCAAGGCCGTTCTTAACAAGTTAGGAATTTCAGATTTTAATGCTAAGGTAGGTAACCTTTCCGGAGGACAAAGAAAAAGGATAGCCCTGGCCTCAGCCTTGATTCATCCTTCAAACCTGTTGATTCTGGATGAGCCTACCAACCACCTTGACAATGATACAATAGATTGGCTGGAGCAGTATCTAAACAAGAGAAAGGGTGCCTTGCTCATGATAACTCATGACAGGTACTTCCTGGATAGGGTTGCTAATGAGATAATAGAATTAGACCGGGGCAATTTGTACACCTATAAGGGGAACTATACTGAGTTCCTAGAGAAGAAGGCGGAAAGAATGGAAAGAGAAGAAGCCAATGAAGCTAAGAGGCAAAATCTCTTAAGAAAGGAGTTGGCTTGGATAAAGCGGGGGGCAAAGGCCCGAACTACCAAGCAGAAAGCCAGAATAGACCGCTTTAATAAGCTGGCTGACCAAACCGTGAATAAAGTACAGGACAAGGTAGATATCTCAGTTGCCAGCAGCCGTCTGGGCAAAAAGGTGATAGAGTTAAAGCATATAAGCAAGTCCTTTGGAGAAAGAGTTTTAATAAAGGACTTTGAATACATCCTGCTGAGAGATGATAGAATAGGTATAGTGGGGCCTAATGGAAGCGGAAAGTCAACCTTGATGAATATCATTGCCGGCAATCTAAAGCCGGATAGTGGAGAGGTGGAGGTTGGAGAAACCGTAAAGATAGGCCTGTACTCCCAAGAAAACTATCATATGAAAGAAGATATGAGGGTTATTGAATATATCAGGGATGCAGCAGAGTATTTGACTACTGCTGAAGGTGAGAGGATAAGTGCTTCACAGATGCTTGAAAGATTTCTCTTCCCGCCGGAAGCACAGTGGACTCCAATTGGAAAGCTATCAGGGGGAGAAAAGAGAAGGCTGTATCTTCTAAGGGTGTTGATGGAAGCTCCAAATGTTCTGCTCTTAGATGAGCCTACCAATGATTTGGATATTCAAACTCTCACTATTCTGGAGGACTATATAGATAATTTTGCCGGGGCTGTCATCACAGTATCCCACGACAGATACTTCCTAGACAGATTGGCAGAAAAGATCTTTGCCTTCAAGGGAGAGGGAGAAATAGTGCAATATTCCGGGGACTATTCGGACTACAAGGCAAAAGTTGCAGAGGAAGAAAAGGCTATCAATGAAAACAGTGAAAAATCCAAGGAAACTGTGAATATAAATAAATCGTCTGTGGATGAAATAAAAGAAGAAAAGAAGAAACCTGTAAAATTCTCATATATGGAACAGAGAGAATATGAGCAAATAGATTCAATAATTGCAGACTTAGAAGAAAAAATAGAAGAAACAGAGAAGAAAATAGAAAGGGCTGCGGCAGACTATTCATTGCTGCAGGAACTTTTAAAGGAAAAAGAAGAACTTGAAGCCAAGCTTGAGGAGAAGATGGAGAGGTGGATGTATCTCAACGATTTGGCAGAACAAATTGAAAAGTCTAAAAATAATTAG
- a CDS encoding ABC transporter permease, whose protein sequence is MQILFNVMEQGLIFGIVAVGVYITYRILDFPDLSVDGSFPLGAAITAAWVVKGGDPYVACLLAIIGGCLAGFLTGFLHVVLKISNLLSGILVMMALYSINLRVMKKPNESLLMADKLILPGSSEPIVRILIVLAFAMAVKLLIDLFLKTKLGFVLKAVGDNEQLVTSLAINKSKIKVIGLVISNGLVALAGSILAQSQSYSDVNMGTGVVVMGLAAVIVGEALIGYIKKLSPIFNFIKATSAVIVGAMVYQAALALAMRLGLPSSDLKLITATIVVLALSLNGDIFKKFKFTRKSSVGGDGIAPNTKSA, encoded by the coding sequence ATGCAAATTCTTTTCAATGTAATGGAGCAGGGGTTAATATTCGGTATAGTAGCAGTCGGGGTATATATAACTTATAGGATTCTTGATTTTCCTGATCTTTCAGTAGACGGGAGTTTCCCCCTTGGTGCTGCCATTACAGCTGCGTGGGTTGTCAAGGGAGGAGATCCCTATGTTGCCTGTTTGTTAGCTATAATTGGTGGATGTCTGGCAGGGTTTCTTACAGGTTTTCTCCACGTAGTATTGAAAATATCTAACCTATTGTCCGGTATTCTCGTAATGATGGCCTTATATTCAATTAATCTTAGGGTTATGAAAAAGCCTAATGAGTCACTATTGATGGCAGATAAACTGATTCTGCCAGGCAGCAGTGAACCTATAGTAAGAATTTTGATCGTTTTGGCCTTTGCCATGGCAGTAAAACTGCTTATAGACCTCTTTTTAAAAACAAAGCTTGGCTTTGTTCTAAAGGCCGTTGGTGATAATGAACAATTGGTTACTTCCTTAGCTATAAATAAAAGTAAGATTAAGGTCATTGGCCTGGTTATATCTAACGGTCTGGTAGCGCTGGCCGGTTCAATTTTGGCACAAAGCCAGAGTTATTCCGACGTAAATATGGGTACCGGAGTAGTGGTTATGGGTCTTGCTGCAGTTATTGTGGGTGAGGCGCTCATAGGGTATATAAAGAAATTATCCCCTATATTTAACTTTATAAAAGCTACGTCTGCAGTTATAGTAGGTGCAATGGTGTATCAAGCTGCTTTAGCACTTGCTATGAGATTGGGCTTGCCGTCCTCGGACCTAAAGCTTATAACTGCAACCATAGTGGTGCTTGCATTATCTTTAAACGGTGATATATTTAAGAAGTTTAAGTTTACAAGAAAATCCTCAGTGGGAGGTGATGGCATTGCTCCAAATACAAAATCTGCATAA
- a CDS encoding sulfate permease encodes MRNIERSLKVSTFKPKFFTCMKNYSLSQFYKDITAGVIVAIIALPLSIALAIASGVSPEKGLHTAIIAGFFISFLGGSRVQIGGPTGAFMVIVSGIIAEHGLEGLIISTILAGVILVLMGVFRLGSIIKFIPYPITTGFTSGIALVIFSTQIKDFFGLSIEEVPSEFIEKWESYILNINKINWTSVLLGVAALLIIIYWPKVNRKIPGSLVALIVTTLIAYFFKLDVDTIGSKYGELSSALPMPKLPNISIATVKKLLQPAFTIALLGGIESLLSAVVADGMIGGKHRSNTELIAQGAANIASGLFGGIPATGAIARTAANVKNGGRTPVAGMVHALVLLLIMVLFMPYAKLIPLTSLAAILMVVAYNMSEWRAFKSLLSAPKSDIFVLLATFALTVLIDLVVAIEIGMVLAALLFMKRMADVTQVQYVSMDLDDVDSDTPLRDTVSKDVLVYEINGPFFFGAADKFAEVIEQVQGPAKVLILKMNLVPAMDATAIHAMNKLRKTCKASKTKLILTGVKAQPYSALEKAGFIDKLGEGAVFESLEEALEKAS; translated from the coding sequence ATGCGCAATATTGAAAGGAGTCTTAAAGTGTCTACATTCAAACCCAAATTCTTTACCTGCATGAAGAATTATAGTCTTTCTCAATTTTATAAGGATATTACTGCAGGGGTGATAGTTGCAATTATAGCCTTACCGCTGTCCATTGCCTTGGCTATAGCTTCCGGTGTATCTCCGGAGAAGGGGCTACATACAGCAATCATAGCAGGATTTTTTATTTCCTTCTTAGGGGGCAGCAGAGTTCAAATTGGTGGACCAACCGGAGCCTTTATGGTGATTGTTTCCGGAATTATCGCTGAGCATGGTCTGGAGGGATTGATCATATCCACTATATTAGCGGGTGTAATTCTAGTATTGATGGGTGTTTTCCGCCTGGGGAGCATAATAAAATTTATACCCTATCCCATAACCACAGGTTTCACCAGCGGTATAGCTCTAGTAATATTTTCAACTCAGATTAAGGATTTCTTTGGATTATCAATAGAAGAGGTTCCTTCAGAATTCATAGAAAAGTGGGAATCTTATATTTTAAATATAAACAAAATAAATTGGACAAGTGTTCTTTTAGGCGTTGCTGCTTTACTTATCATCATATATTGGCCAAAGGTAAACAGAAAGATACCGGGCTCTTTGGTGGCTCTTATTGTTACAACCTTGATTGCCTATTTCTTTAAGTTAGATGTTGATACCATAGGCAGTAAGTATGGTGAACTTTCATCGGCACTTCCTATGCCAAAGCTTCCTAATATCAGCATAGCTACTGTTAAGAAGTTGCTCCAGCCCGCTTTTACAATAGCACTGCTTGGGGGAATTGAATCATTACTTTCTGCAGTAGTAGCTGATGGTATGATAGGAGGAAAGCATAGGTCCAATACTGAATTGATTGCCCAAGGTGCAGCCAATATTGCTTCTGGATTATTTGGCGGTATACCGGCCACAGGAGCTATTGCAAGAACAGCAGCCAATGTGAAAAATGGAGGAAGAACTCCGGTGGCTGGAATGGTACATGCCTTAGTACTGCTTTTAATCATGGTTCTCTTTATGCCTTATGCTAAGCTTATTCCACTGACATCTCTGGCTGCCATACTAATGGTAGTAGCTTACAATATGAGTGAGTGGAGAGCCTTTAAGAGCTTACTAAGTGCTCCAAAGAGTGATATTTTTGTGCTGCTGGCTACTTTTGCTTTAACAGTACTCATAGATTTGGTTGTGGCCATTGAAATTGGAATGGTCCTGGCAGCCCTCTTATTTATGAAACGAATGGCTGATGTCACCCAGGTTCAGTATGTATCCATGGATCTGGATGATGTGGATTCCGACACACCGCTGAGAGATACAGTTTCAAAGGACGTGCTGGTATATGAGATAAATGGGCCCTTCTTCTTTGGGGCAGCTGACAAATTTGCAGAAGTCATAGAACAGGTTCAGGGTCCGGCCAAGGTCCTTATATTAAAAATGAATCTTGTACCGGCCATGGATGCTACCGCAATTCATGCCATGAATAAATTGAGAAAAACTTGTAAGGCATCTAAGACTAAGCTTATACTTACAGGGGTTAAGGCTCAACCCTATTCTGCACTGGAGAAAGCAGGCTTTATTGATAAGCTGGGAGAGGGAGCAGTCTTCGAGAGCTTAGAAGAAGCTTTGGAAAAAGCTAGTTAG
- a CDS encoding ABC transporter ATP-binding protein, with product MLQIQNLHKVFNKSTINEKVVFDGLNLKVEKGQFITIIGSNGAGKSTLLNIISGLLPADEGSIKLEGMELTGKPDYRCARHIGHVFQDPSKGVAPNMTILENMSMAYNKGKSFNLTWGISKKNISYFKELLAEVNLGLEDKLYNKVGLLSGGQRQALSLIMAVMTKPKLLLLDEHTAALDPKTSERINEITDNIITEHNMTALMVTHNMNHAIKMGNRLFMMDQGKIILDVQGEQKRNLTVNKLLSHFESLNSKDMISDRVLFA from the coding sequence TTGCTCCAAATACAAAATCTGCATAAGGTATTTAATAAATCCACCATCAACGAAAAAGTTGTGTTTGATGGACTAAACCTAAAGGTTGAAAAAGGACAGTTTATAACCATAATAGGCAGTAATGGCGCTGGAAAGTCTACCCTTTTAAATATAATATCCGGACTTTTACCTGCGGACGAGGGGTCAATAAAGCTTGAAGGAATGGAACTGACCGGAAAGCCGGACTATAGGTGTGCAAGGCATATAGGCCATGTGTTTCAAGATCCATCCAAGGGGGTAGCTCCTAATATGACAATCCTTGAAAACATGTCTATGGCCTACAACAAAGGCAAGAGCTTTAACCTTACCTGGGGTATTTCAAAGAAAAATATAAGTTACTTCAAGGAACTCTTAGCAGAAGTAAATCTTGGTCTTGAGGATAAGCTATATAATAAGGTAGGCCTCTTATCCGGTGGACAAAGGCAGGCACTATCCCTTATAATGGCGGTAATGACCAAGCCAAAGCTGCTTCTGTTAGACGAGCATACCGCAGCGCTGGATCCAAAAACTTCTGAAAGAATAAATGAAATCACAGATAATATAATAACTGAGCATAATATGACGGCCTTGATGGTTACGCATAATATGAATCATGCTATAAAAATGGGTAATAGATTGTTTATGATGGATCAGGGTAAGATAATTCTGGATGTACAGGGTGAGCAGAAAAGGAACCTGACCGTCAATAAGCTGCTTTCACACTTTGAAAGCTTGAATTCTAAAGATATGATAAGTGATAGGGTATTGTTTGCATAA
- a CDS encoding PD40 domain-containing protein: MKVAKVRFLRVISLFTTMILSSACSSQQVTEVKQTKEVLQNIAVEREKTIILKNIHTIQGIYPLDWFDEEYILIKKENINKPEIDKGDSTKGYPNNLYKYNIKTGKEELLVASTRDIGYAVLSPDRRYVYYQEDADVTATGYIYDIENNKNIRVTDMEEIPAGIGRWVDNKIIFYSAAKGAVFTADVAGSRKQIIPANGMFMRDPIKVSDNVYFVSSEYKLYKYDITANKLTNLLSNAAEFVPNKDGSKFAFVPLGRKSLDIRDAKGNKIMNIYDQGSVGGFSWSKNGKRLAYVVMPQESNKELLFITHVDTGKTIQFPLDLPQSFPNILWNPSENKLLMTGYEIVDNINKPFAVIIELE, translated from the coding sequence TTGAAAGTGGCTAAGGTAAGATTCTTAAGAGTAATCAGCTTGTTTACTACGATGATTTTGTCATCAGCATGTTCAAGTCAGCAGGTTACAGAGGTAAAGCAGACAAAAGAAGTACTTCAAAATATTGCAGTTGAAAGAGAAAAAACAATAATATTAAAAAATATACATACAATTCAAGGCATATATCCTTTAGACTGGTTCGATGAGGAGTATATACTGATTAAAAAGGAAAACATAAATAAGCCTGAAATTGATAAAGGAGATAGTACAAAGGGCTATCCCAATAATTTATATAAATACAATATAAAAACCGGAAAGGAAGAATTACTGGTAGCATCCACCCGGGACATAGGTTATGCAGTGCTGTCTCCCGATAGAAGATATGTGTACTATCAGGAAGATGCAGATGTTACTGCCACGGGATATATTTATGACATAGAAAATAATAAAAATATAAGAGTAACGGACATGGAAGAGATCCCTGCAGGTATCGGAAGATGGGTAGATAATAAGATAATCTTCTATTCTGCTGCAAAGGGGGCCGTATTCACCGCAGATGTGGCCGGTTCCAGAAAGCAGATAATACCTGCCAATGGCATGTTTATGAGGGATCCAATTAAAGTTAGTGATAATGTCTACTTTGTTTCCAGTGAATATAAGCTTTATAAGTATGATATAACGGCCAATAAGCTTACAAATCTGCTCAGTAATGCGGCTGAATTTGTTCCTAATAAAGATGGAAGTAAATTTGCATTTGTGCCCTTGGGACGTAAGAGTCTTGATATAAGAGATGCCAAGGGAAATAAGATAATGAACATATATGATCAAGGGAGTGTGGGAGGCTTTAGCTGGTCCAAGAATGGCAAAAGACTGGCTTATGTTGTTATGCCACAAGAAAGCAATAAGGAACTCTTGTTTATTACCCATGTGGATACAGGAAAGACAATACAGTTTCCTTTAGACTTACCTCAAAGTTTTCCAAACATTCTATGGAACCCTTCTGAAAATAAACTTCTGATGACAGGCTATGAGATTGTTGACAATATAAATAAACCTTTTGCAGTAATAATTGAATTAGAATAA